In a genomic window of Myotis daubentonii chromosome X, mMyoDau2.1, whole genome shotgun sequence:
- the LOC132223503 gene encoding LOW QUALITY PROTEIN: nuclear RNA export factor 2-like (The sequence of the model RefSeq protein was modified relative to this genomic sequence to represent the inferred CDS: substituted 1 base at 1 genomic stop codon), producing MEKRAVQKYQVRHTPYTMGHEKRRVQWHNGGDLHVTLLHNRKYFRREMRENTQDQTTGSWFKVTVAYGRKYDRTWLMDSIQSHCSIPFTPVDFHYVKNKAQFFVQDASTASALKDVSYKICDQENRKIVIFVNMSAAPYSVRDKLEPEEMEQLKLAMCKRYDVSQKALDLQLLRFDPDLVDHDVAIILNRRNCMAATLQIIKKNFPELLSLNLHNNRLCQLDGLSDIAQIAPTVKILDLSKNELNSTWELCKIKSLKLEELWLEDNPLCHTFSEKCTYISAIRKYFPNLLRLDGQDLLPRIAVDIDRHYLIKEKYKGSDEMKTQVVQFLQQYYLTYDTGDRQSLLSAYHDEACFSLTVPFIQENPTTSSLFEYFKDTRNMKNLQDSNLCFQLLKRTKHDIVSSLCVFPKTQHDLNSFLVDMWLESESLLVFCVNGVFKEVEGRSQGSVRAFTRTFITTPASDSSMFIVSDELFVRDATPTETQSAFSTQVPTPSTLSQEQQEIAQISFNLSQMSLXWSQK from the exons ATGGAGAAGAGGGCAGTCCAGAAGTACCAAGTCAGACA CACTCCGTATACCATGGGACATGAGAAGAGGAGAGTGCAATGGCATAATGGAGGCGATCTTCATGTTACTCTGTTgcataatagaaaatatttcaggagAGAAATGCGGGAGAATACACAAGATCAAACCACGGGGAGTTGGTTCAAGGTCACA GTTGCCTATGGAAGAAAGTATGACAGGACGTGGCTAATGGATTCAATCCAGAGCCATTGCAGTATCCCCTTCACTCCAGTGGAC TTTCACTACGTGAAAAACAAGGCCCAGTTCTTTGTTCAAGATGCTAGCACTGCCTCAGCATTGAAGGATGTCAGCTACAAGATTTGTGACCAGGAGAACCGGAAG ATAGTTATCTTTGTCAATATGTCGGCTGCACCTTACTCAGTGCGGGATAAGTTGGAGCCAGAAGAAATGGAACAACTAAAG CTGGCCATGTGCAAACGATATGATGTCTCTCAGAAAGCTCTTGATCTCCAGTTGCTCCGCTTTGACCCAG ACTTGGTGGACCATGATGTTGCTATAATCCTGAATAGAAGAAACTGCATGGCTGCCACCCTGCAGATCATCAAAAAGAATTTCCCTGAG CTGTTGTCCTTGAACTTACACAACAACAGACTGTGTCAGCTGGATGGCCTGTCTGATATTGCACAGATAGCACCCACAGTCAAGATTTTGGACCTTTCCAAAAATGAG CTTAACTCTACCTGGGAGTTGTGCAAGATTAAAAGCCTGAAACTGGAAGAGCTATGGCTGGAAGATAACCCTCTGTGCCACACCTTCTCAGAGAAATGCACTTACATAAG CGCCATCAGGAAATATTTCCCCAACTTGTTACGCTTG GATGGCCAGGATTTACTCCCACGGATTGCTGTTGATATTGATAGACACTACTTAATAAAG GAAAAATATAAAGGATCTGATGAGATGAAGACTCAAGTCGTGCAATTCCTGCAGCA ATATTACTTGACCTATGACACTGGAGACAGACAGAGTCTCCTCAGTGCTTATCATGATGAGGCTTGCTTCTCTTTGACCGTTCCCTTCATACAAGAAAACCCAACCAC aAGCAGCTTGTTTGAGTACTTCAAGGATACCAGGAATATGAAGAACCTCCAGGACTCCA ATCTGTGTTTTCAGCTGCTGAAACGTACAAAACATGACATTGTGagctctctctgtgtgtttccCAAAACACAGCATGATCTCAACTCCTTCCTAGTGGACATGTGGTTGGAGTCG GAAAGCCTGCTTGTCTTCTGTGTGAACGGAGTGTTCAAGGAAG TGGAAGGAAGGTCTCAGGGTTCTGTGCGTGCCTTCACCCGGACCTTCATCACTACCCCTGCCAGCGATTCCAG tatgttcaTCGTGAGTGATGAGTTGTTTGTGAGGGATGCCACCCCAACTGAGACTCAAAGTGCGTTTTCTACCCAAGTGCCCACACCTTCCACCCTCTCTCAGGAACAGCAGGAAATTGCGCAGATTTCCTTCAACCTTTCTCAGATGAGCCTCTAGTGGTCTCAGAAGTGA